In Halorubrum sp. PV6, a single window of DNA contains:
- a CDS encoding 2'-5' RNA ligase family protein — protein MFSLNVPLAPAVSRLATDLHLKRSGFDRVRERHTLVCKRFGVDDIDAASSRPDDATPSKPDALRVLRRDLRPVLSATAPFDVAVTGVEVFDDPASGSRPVVYLAVESAGLVRLHRRLCDAYGPIPGIEGDDYEPHVTLARGGSPDPGVVADLVASSFEPVRWRVHALDVYDPDYREVAATIDL, from the coding sequence GTGTTCAGCCTGAACGTTCCGTTAGCGCCCGCGGTCAGCCGCCTCGCTACCGATCTCCACCTGAAACGGTCGGGGTTCGACCGGGTTCGCGAGCGACACACCCTCGTCTGTAAGCGGTTCGGCGTCGACGACATCGACGCGGCGTCGAGTCGACCCGACGACGCGACCCCCTCGAAACCGGACGCGCTCAGGGTGCTCCGGCGCGACCTCAGACCCGTCCTGTCCGCCACCGCGCCCTTCGACGTGGCCGTGACCGGCGTCGAGGTCTTCGACGACCCGGCTTCGGGCTCTCGCCCCGTCGTGTACCTCGCCGTCGAGAGCGCGGGGCTGGTCCGGCTCCACCGGCGGCTCTGTGACGCCTATGGCCCGATCCCCGGCATCGAGGGTGACGACTACGAGCCGCACGTCACGCTGGCTCGTGGTGGAAGCCCCGACCCCGGCGTCGTCGCCGACCTCGTCGCGAGCTCGTTCGAGCCGGTCCGGTGGCGCGTCCACGCGCTCGACGTGTACGACCCCGACTACCGCGAGGTCGCCGCGACCATCGACTTATAA
- the serB gene encoding phosphoserine phosphatase SerB — translation MSLIAFDFDGTLSDSEMTVLLAERAGVADEVAEITERAMNDELSYAESLYQRAELLAGLDEDAVAAAFDAVTLRPGAGDLIERLQAEGHHVAVLTGGFERGVEAALAKEGVTADTIVANRLPMAGGALTGGAEGPLIEGTKDDALEALADDVGVPMAETIAVGDGANDLPMLEVANLAVGFEPKDAVRPVCDTVVESMFRLETVLTGYDVLSEE, via the coding sequence ATGAGCCTCATCGCGTTCGACTTCGACGGCACGCTCTCAGACTCGGAGATGACGGTCCTGCTCGCGGAGCGCGCGGGCGTCGCCGACGAGGTGGCAGAGATTACGGAGCGGGCGATGAACGACGAACTCAGCTACGCCGAGAGCCTCTACCAGCGGGCCGAACTGCTGGCGGGGCTCGACGAGGACGCGGTCGCGGCCGCGTTCGACGCGGTCACGCTTCGGCCGGGCGCCGGCGACCTGATCGAGCGCCTGCAGGCCGAGGGCCACCACGTCGCCGTCCTCACCGGCGGCTTCGAGCGCGGGGTCGAGGCCGCGCTCGCGAAGGAAGGCGTCACGGCCGACACCATCGTCGCCAACCGCCTGCCGATGGCCGGCGGCGCGCTCACCGGCGGCGCGGAGGGGCCGCTCATCGAGGGGACGAAAGACGACGCGTTGGAAGCGCTGGCCGACGACGTCGGCGTCCCGATGGCCGAGACGATCGCGGTCGGGGACGGCGCCAACGACCTGCCGATGTTGGAGGTGGCGAACCTCGCGGTCGGGTTCGAGCCGAAGGACGCGGTCCGCCCCGTCTGTGACACGGTCGTCGAGTCGATGTTCCGGCTCGAAACCGTGTTAACGGGGTACGACGTGCTCTCAGAGGAGTGA
- a CDS encoding lycopene cyclase domain-containing protein → MLPTLTYLQFHLVFSLPVLAALWYLAPRYGGVRQRRATAGIAILVAIAYVYTTPWISYMIRRGAWGYADGAVLVRALSIPLGEYLFFAIQTVVTAFALHLIGFDPTFREGDFDWRPRIAGVVAGVAMVVVGLWLVTLDPSYLYLGGLIAWVGPVFALQWSVGGGYLVRTPRMWLAATLIPAAYFWVADRIAIEMGTWRLSAELTTGVSVLGLPIEEMLFFASAGVMTVNGLVLFEWVLDWNDRRGRPTESSVDAFDPDRKPDPPEPEPEAVEPIND, encoded by the coding sequence ATGCTCCCGACACTGACGTACCTCCAGTTTCACCTCGTCTTCAGCCTCCCCGTCCTCGCGGCGCTGTGGTACCTCGCGCCGCGGTACGGCGGCGTTCGGCAACGACGAGCAACGGCGGGTATCGCGATCCTCGTCGCCATCGCGTACGTGTACACGACGCCGTGGATCAGTTATATGATCCGGCGGGGGGCGTGGGGGTACGCGGACGGCGCGGTCCTCGTCCGGGCGCTGTCGATCCCGCTCGGCGAGTACCTCTTTTTCGCCATCCAGACGGTCGTCACCGCGTTCGCGCTCCACCTGATCGGGTTCGACCCGACGTTCCGCGAGGGCGACTTCGACTGGCGGCCCCGGATCGCCGGCGTCGTCGCCGGGGTCGCGATGGTCGTCGTCGGCCTCTGGCTCGTCACGCTCGACCCCTCGTACCTCTACCTGGGCGGTCTGATCGCGTGGGTCGGCCCCGTCTTCGCGCTCCAGTGGTCGGTCGGCGGCGGGTACTTGGTCCGGACGCCGCGGATGTGGCTCGCGGCGACGCTCATCCCGGCCGCGTACTTCTGGGTCGCGGACCGGATTGCTATCGAGATGGGCACGTGGCGGCTCTCCGCGGAGCTCACGACCGGCGTGAGCGTCCTCGGGCTCCCGATAGAGGAGATGCTGTTTTTCGCCTCGGCCGGCGTGATGACCGTGAACGGCCTCGTGCTGTTCGAGTGGGTCCTCGACTGGAACGACCGGCGCGGGCGGCCGACCGAGTCCTCGGTCGACGCGTTCGACCCGGACCGGAAGCCGGACCCGCCGGAGCCGGAGCCGGAAGCCGTCGAACCGATCAATGACTGA
- a CDS encoding Brp/Blh family beta-carotene 15,15'-dioxygenase, which produces MTEAATGTGARSDPTATWRDEGARSAVDRWFALYPAVALAALLPVGAVTPLFPVEVGVATFAVGTLVVGMAHGAVDHLVPLRAAAGVSVRRSIAVVSVVYAILGGAVVGAFFLAPVAAFVGFIALTWLHWGQGDVAALVVAGVDHLPTAAERWLSLVVRGGLPMGVPLLAHPAEYRLVAEWIVGLFVVDADAAAAAVDPLFVPATRAAVGGLMVAATAASVGLGYRRVRAGASRRGWLRDAGEVGALWAWFLLAAPIFAVGVYFALWHALRHVGRLVLVDHRAATALGAGDRAGALRRFARDAAPLTLGGFLVVGAVGLAVPAGVAAPGDVLAVSLVAIAAMTLPHVAVVAWLDRRQGVWRPGAEREA; this is translated from the coding sequence ATGACTGAGGCGGCGACGGGGACGGGGGCGCGGAGCGACCCGACGGCGACGTGGCGCGACGAGGGCGCCCGGTCGGCGGTCGATCGCTGGTTCGCGCTGTACCCGGCGGTCGCGCTGGCGGCGCTGTTGCCGGTCGGCGCCGTGACCCCGTTGTTTCCGGTGGAGGTCGGCGTCGCGACGTTCGCCGTCGGCACGCTCGTCGTCGGGATGGCTCACGGCGCGGTCGACCACCTCGTCCCCCTTCGGGCGGCGGCCGGCGTCTCCGTGCGGCGGTCGATCGCGGTCGTCTCGGTCGTCTACGCGATCCTCGGCGGGGCCGTCGTCGGCGCGTTCTTCCTCGCGCCCGTCGCGGCGTTCGTCGGCTTCATCGCGCTCACGTGGCTTCACTGGGGCCAGGGGGACGTGGCAGCGCTCGTCGTCGCGGGCGTCGACCACCTGCCGACCGCGGCCGAGCGCTGGCTGAGCCTCGTCGTCCGCGGGGGGCTCCCGATGGGCGTCCCGCTGCTCGCGCACCCGGCGGAGTACCGGCTCGTGGCGGAGTGGATCGTCGGGCTGTTCGTCGTCGACGCCGACGCCGCGGCCGCCGCGGTCGACCCGCTCTTCGTCCCGGCGACGCGGGCGGCCGTCGGCGGACTCATGGTCGCCGCGACGGCGGCGTCGGTCGGGCTCGGCTACCGACGCGTTCGGGCCGGCGCGTCGCGACGAGGGTGGCTCCGCGACGCCGGGGAGGTCGGCGCGCTGTGGGCGTGGTTCCTGCTCGCCGCGCCGATATTCGCCGTCGGGGTGTACTTCGCGCTCTGGCACGCGCTCCGGCACGTCGGCCGCCTCGTCCTCGTCGACCACCGGGCGGCGACGGCGCTCGGAGCGGGGGACCGCGCGGGCGCGCTTCGCCGGTTCGCGCGCGACGCCGCGCCGCTCACCCTCGGCGGGTTCCTCGTCGTCGGCGCGGTCGGGCTGGCGGTCCCCGCCGGCGTCGCCGCGCCCGGCGACGTGCTCGCCGTGTCGCTCGTCGCCATCGCGGCCATGACGCTCCCGCACGTCGCCGTCGTCGCGTGGCTCGACCGGCGACAGGGCGTCTGGCGGCCGGGCGCCGAGCGAGAGGCGTGA
- a CDS encoding GNAT family N-acetyltransferase: MDDIAIRDPRPGDAEEVEALITAHFSEGQSYGVDLGFDDPTYHVLVATEADGGGGGDGSGGGDTPAGADAQARDAGEILGVMALRECESPTAVAEEVYFFDDPALLPEASRYGHLEMGYVRDGATGRGIGSRLLERLHAIGAERGVDLFVADSWYHGGADSPKKLFDRHGYETIHREPIERPAAECPKCERECTCEGALVVRRGAGGKE, translated from the coding sequence ATGGACGACATCGCGATCCGCGACCCGCGGCCGGGCGACGCCGAGGAGGTGGAGGCGCTCATCACCGCGCACTTCAGCGAGGGGCAGTCGTACGGCGTCGACCTGGGGTTCGACGACCCGACGTACCACGTGCTGGTCGCGACCGAGGCCGACGGGGGTGGCGGGGGCGACGGGAGTGGCGGGGGCGACACACCCGCCGGAGCCGACGCCCAAGCGCGGGACGCCGGGGAGATTCTCGGCGTCATGGCGCTGCGCGAGTGCGAATCGCCGACCGCCGTCGCCGAGGAGGTGTACTTTTTCGACGACCCGGCGCTGCTCCCCGAGGCGAGCCGATACGGCCACCTCGAGATGGGGTACGTCCGCGACGGGGCGACGGGCCGAGGGATCGGGAGCCGGCTCCTCGAACGGTTACACGCTATCGGCGCGGAGCGCGGCGTCGACCTGTTCGTCGCGGACTCGTGGTACCACGGCGGCGCCGACTCGCCGAAGAAGCTGTTCGACCGACACGGGTACGAGACGATCCACCGCGAACCGATCGAGCGACCGGCCGCGGAGTGCCCGAAATGCGAGCGCGAGTGCACCTGCGAGGGCGCCCTCGTAGTGCGACGCGGAGCGGGGGGCAAAGAGTGA
- a CDS encoding L-aspartate oxidase: protein MSQRRPVTPDESVEYEREDVSVLVIGAGAAGARTAIELAERGVDDVLVLGKRGHGDAHTTWARGGINGALGTHDDADSPAIHAADTLNEGHFLNDPAKVETVTEQMPARLRELDEWGMAYSRTDDGAIDQRFFGAQSFRRTAFAGDHTGESLLDTLVGRAQELSVPYRENVMITKLVSDGEAVYGAVGYDMDDGEFVLFNAGTVVLAAGGHAAIYDRHTSRDDENNGDGAALAYDAGASLMDMEFMQFHPTGMAVDESDPDWEPWSGRLVTEAVRGEGGRLFNADGERFMERYSPDQMELDARDVVARAIATEVAEGRGTENGGVYLDISHRDADFIRERLPRMYERFDDLGVDMAEEPVEVAPTSHYGMGGVAVDDAGETSVDGLFAIGETMAGVHGANRLGGNSLAETVAYGVVAGERVAERADGPGAVPDDLRERLVEPHLSDLREMANSDGDHDVDAVLAALRELMWDHAGIRRDEASLRAGLDRLNEVRERAANMRVGSVTSESFELAVDVGFMLTAAEAVLRGALAREESRGAHYRTDFPDLDPDWRQNVYFDAADVGGMRLRTEAVDDPSEAVQAALDEGHELDYHQLE, encoded by the coding sequence GTGAGCCAACGTCGCCCTGTCACCCCCGACGAATCGGTCGAGTACGAGCGCGAAGACGTGTCTGTCCTCGTCATCGGTGCCGGCGCGGCGGGCGCGCGGACGGCGATCGAGCTCGCCGAACGCGGCGTCGACGACGTCTTAGTCCTCGGGAAGCGCGGTCACGGCGACGCCCACACCACGTGGGCTCGCGGTGGAATCAACGGCGCGCTCGGAACCCACGACGACGCCGACTCCCCCGCGATCCACGCCGCCGACACGCTCAACGAGGGTCACTTCCTCAACGACCCCGCGAAAGTCGAGACCGTGACCGAGCAGATGCCGGCCCGCCTCCGCGAACTCGACGAGTGGGGCATGGCGTACTCGCGAACCGACGACGGCGCGATCGACCAGCGCTTCTTCGGCGCCCAGTCGTTCCGCCGGACCGCCTTCGCCGGCGACCACACCGGCGAGTCGCTCCTGGACACCCTCGTCGGCCGGGCACAGGAGCTGTCCGTCCCGTACCGCGAGAACGTGATGATCACGAAACTCGTCTCGGACGGCGAGGCGGTGTACGGCGCGGTCGGCTACGACATGGACGACGGCGAGTTCGTCCTGTTTAACGCCGGCACGGTCGTCCTCGCCGCCGGCGGCCACGCGGCCATCTACGACCGTCACACTTCCAGAGACGACGAGAACAACGGCGACGGGGCGGCGCTGGCGTACGACGCCGGCGCCTCCCTGATGGACATGGAGTTCATGCAGTTCCACCCGACCGGCATGGCCGTCGACGAGTCCGATCCCGACTGGGAGCCGTGGAGCGGTCGGCTCGTCACCGAGGCGGTCCGCGGCGAGGGGGGTCGCCTCTTCAACGCCGACGGCGAGCGCTTCATGGAGCGGTACTCGCCCGACCAGATGGAACTCGACGCCCGCGACGTGGTCGCCCGAGCGATCGCCACGGAGGTCGCCGAGGGACGCGGCACCGAGAACGGCGGCGTCTACCTCGACATCTCCCACCGCGACGCCGACTTCATCCGGGAACGCCTCCCCCGGATGTACGAGCGCTTCGACGACCTCGGCGTCGACATGGCCGAAGAGCCCGTGGAGGTGGCCCCGACCTCCCACTACGGCATGGGCGGCGTCGCCGTCGACGACGCCGGCGAGACCTCCGTCGACGGCCTCTTCGCCATCGGCGAGACCATGGCCGGCGTCCACGGCGCGAACCGCCTCGGCGGCAACTCGCTGGCGGAGACGGTCGCGTACGGCGTCGTCGCCGGCGAGCGCGTCGCCGAGCGTGCCGACGGCCCCGGAGCCGTACCGGACGACCTCCGCGAGCGCCTCGTCGAACCGCACCTTAGCGACCTCCGCGAGATGGCGAACAGCGACGGCGACCACGACGTCGACGCGGTGCTCGCCGCCCTCCGCGAGCTGATGTGGGACCACGCCGGCATCCGCCGCGACGAGGCGTCGCTCCGCGCGGGACTCGACCGGCTGAACGAGGTCAGAGAACGGGCCGCCAACATGCGCGTCGGCTCGGTGACGAGCGAGTCGTTCGAACTCGCCGTCGACGTCGGGTTCATGCTCACCGCCGCCGAGGCGGTGCTGCGCGGCGCGTTAGCGCGCGAGGAGTCGCGCGGCGCCCACTACCGCACCGACTTCCCGGACCTCGACCCCGACTGGCGGCAGAACGTCTACTTCGACGCCGCCGACGTCGGCGGGATGCGGCTCCGGACCGAGGCGGTCGACGACCCGAGCGAGGCCGTGCAGGCCGCACTCGACGAGGGCCACGAGCTGGACTACCACCAGTTGGAGTAG
- a CDS encoding YkgJ family cysteine cluster protein, giving the protein MELRCEGCAGCCVDWRPLAPDAAGTDRTGNRPPLDDTYDLVPLTRDEVAAFLDDGLADVLVPRLFEPADADESVRIDGVAVAAAGDRPVFAVGLRKPPKPVAPIGTDRHRWLDACVFLDPTTLQCRLHDDERYPRTCATYPAHSLELNAETECERVEAAGGGDRLLDETVPEDTPPLPFGPRAAGATVFAYPDPADLDGVISRLRADALTADDRARFVGAAIGSSPGSLSVARDRMAEARERARDADSWAGRAIRAWTDRAATDGDPVALDDAARERLVRELEDDAGAPGTPGWE; this is encoded by the coding sequence ATGGAACTCCGCTGTGAGGGCTGTGCCGGCTGCTGTGTCGACTGGCGACCGCTCGCCCCGGACGCCGCCGGCACCGACCGCACCGGAAACCGGCCACCGCTTGACGACACCTACGACCTCGTACCCCTCACGCGCGACGAAGTCGCGGCCTTCCTCGACGACGGCCTCGCCGACGTGCTCGTCCCCCGACTGTTCGAACCCGCCGACGCCGACGAGTCGGTTCGGATCGACGGCGTCGCCGTCGCCGCCGCCGGCGACCGCCCCGTCTTCGCCGTCGGCCTGCGGAAACCCCCGAAGCCGGTCGCACCGATCGGCACCGACCGACACCGCTGGCTCGACGCCTGCGTCTTCCTCGACCCGACCACGCTCCAGTGTCGGCTCCACGACGACGAGCGCTACCCGCGCACCTGCGCGACGTACCCCGCACACAGCCTCGAACTGAACGCCGAAACCGAGTGCGAGCGCGTCGAGGCCGCCGGCGGCGGCGACCGACTCCTCGACGAGACGGTCCCCGAGGACACCCCGCCGCTTCCCTTCGGCCCGCGTGCCGCCGGCGCGACCGTCTTCGCGTACCCCGACCCGGCCGACCTCGACGGCGTGATATCCCGGCTCCGGGCCGACGCGCTCACCGCGGACGACCGTGCCCGCTTCGTCGGCGCCGCGATCGGGTCCAGCCCCGGTTCGCTCTCGGTCGCGCGCGACCGGATGGCCGAGGCCCGCGAACGGGCGCGCGACGCCGACTCGTGGGCGGGCCGGGCGATCCGGGCGTGGACCGACCGGGCCGCCACCGACGGTGACCCGGTCGCGCTCGACGACGCGGCCCGCGAGCGGTTGGTCCGCGAACTGGAAGACGACGCGGGCGCACCCGGCACACCCGGCTGGGAGTGA
- a CDS encoding class I SAM-dependent methyltransferase: MSVREEFDEWAAAGKDRGMEDRHWHTAKHVLARMPVEAGDAVLDLGTGSGYALRALRERGIGRAYGLDGAPEMARNARTYTDDDAVGFLVGDFDALPFADDSLDHVFSMEAFYYAADPHHTLEEIRRVLKPGGTFYCAVNYFAESEATHEWQESIAIDMTLWSRSEYRDAFREAGLHVAAQDAIPDREIDIPDADAFPTDDWDTREAMVDRYRTWGTLLTVGVAP, encoded by the coding sequence ATGAGCGTTCGCGAGGAGTTCGACGAGTGGGCGGCGGCGGGCAAGGACCGCGGGATGGAGGACCGACACTGGCACACCGCCAAACACGTCCTCGCGCGGATGCCCGTCGAGGCTGGTGACGCCGTCTTGGATCTGGGCACCGGTTCCGGCTACGCGCTCCGCGCGCTCCGCGAGCGGGGCATCGGCCGCGCGTACGGGCTCGACGGGGCGCCGGAGATGGCGCGCAACGCCCGGACCTACACCGACGACGACGCGGTCGGGTTCCTCGTCGGCGACTTCGACGCGCTCCCCTTCGCCGACGACTCGCTCGACCACGTCTTCTCGATGGAGGCGTTCTACTACGCGGCGGACCCACACCACACCCTCGAAGAGATCCGGCGGGTGCTGAAACCCGGCGGCACCTTCTACTGCGCGGTCAACTACTTCGCGGAGAGCGAGGCGACCCACGAGTGGCAAGAGAGCATCGCCATCGACATGACGCTGTGGAGCCGCTCAGAGTACCGCGACGCGTTCCGTGAGGCCGGCCTGCACGTCGCCGCGCAGGACGCGATCCCTGACCGCGAAATCGACATTCCGGACGCCGACGCGTTCCCCACCGACGACTGGGACACGCGCGAGGCGATGGTCGACCGGTACCGGACGTGGGGGACGCTGCTGACGGTCGGCGTCGCGCCCTGA